Proteins from a genomic interval of Tenacibaculum sp. SZ-18:
- a CDS encoding bifunctional aconitate hydratase 2/2-methylisocitrate dehydratase, whose amino-acid sequence MNTYKDYIQEIEERKSQGLHPKPIDGAELLSEVIAQIKDPNNPERKDSLHFFIYNTLPGTTSAADVKAKFLKEIILGETVVEEISSEFAFEQLSHMKGGPSVDVLLDLALGNDATIAIEAAKVLKTQVFLYEADTERLEDAMKSGSAIAREIIESYAQAEFFTKLPEIDEKIEVVTYIAGVGDISTDLLSPGADAHSRSDRELHGQSMFEHNKEMQNELLALQKQHPDKRVMLIAEKGTMGVGSSRMSGVNNVALWTGIPSSPYVPFINIAPVIAGTNGIAPIFLTTVGVTGGIGIDLKNWVKQKDENGNTIVDEEGDPILKEVYSVKTGTVLTINTKEKKLYNGDKELKDISTALTPQKMEFIKAGGSYAVVFGKKLQTFACKVLGIDVPQVYAPSKEISIEGQGLTAVEKIFNRNAVGNTPGVTLHAGSNTRVEVNIVGSQDTTGLMTSQELEMMAATVISPIVDAGYQSGCHTASVWDDKSKANIPRLMKFMNDFGLITGRDPKGVYHAMTDVIHKVLNDIAVDDWDVIIGGDSHTRMAKGVAFGADSGTVALALATGEATMPIPESVKVTFKGDMVPYMDFRDVVHATQQQMLDQFEGENVFQGRIIEVHIGTLTSDQAFTFTDWTAEMKAKASICISEDETLIESLVISRDRIQIMIDKGMDNEKKVLQGLVDKANNRIAELESGSRSALRPDADAKYYAEVVIDLDKVVEPMIADPDVNNEDVSKRYTHDNIQPLSFYGGTKKVDLGFVGSCMIHKGDMKILAQMLKNIEAQQGEVKFNAPLVVAPPTYNIVDELKAEGDWDVLAKYSGFVFDDDAPKATARTKYENVLYLERPGCNLCMGNQEKAEPGDTVMATSTRLFQGRVVRDSQEKKGESLLSSTPVVVLSSILGRTPTLLEYQAAVKGIVLTKFKPSEKLLVV is encoded by the coding sequence ATGAACACTTACAAAGATTACATTCAAGAAATTGAAGAGAGAAAAAGTCAAGGTTTACATCCAAAACCAATCGATGGAGCGGAATTATTAAGTGAGGTAATTGCACAAATAAAAGATCCTAACAATCCAGAAAGGAAAGATTCTCTTCATTTTTTTATATATAATACTTTACCAGGAACAACTAGTGCTGCTGATGTAAAAGCTAAGTTTTTAAAAGAAATCATTTTAGGAGAAACTGTAGTAGAAGAAATTTCTTCTGAGTTTGCTTTTGAGCAGTTATCTCATATGAAAGGAGGTCCTTCTGTTGATGTACTTTTAGATTTAGCATTAGGTAATGATGCTACAATTGCGATTGAAGCAGCAAAAGTGTTAAAGACTCAAGTGTTTTTATATGAAGCTGATACCGAACGCCTCGAGGATGCAATGAAGTCTGGAAGTGCTATTGCTAGGGAAATTATAGAGAGTTATGCACAAGCTGAGTTCTTTACAAAGTTACCAGAGATTGATGAAAAAATAGAAGTTGTAACTTATATAGCAGGTGTTGGAGATATTTCTACAGATTTACTTTCACCAGGTGCAGATGCACATTCAAGATCAGATCGTGAGTTACACGGTCAATCTATGTTTGAGCATAATAAAGAAATGCAAAATGAATTGTTAGCATTACAGAAACAACATCCAGATAAACGCGTAATGCTAATTGCAGAGAAAGGAACAATGGGAGTTGGTTCCTCTAGAATGTCAGGTGTAAATAACGTTGCATTATGGACAGGAATTCCTTCTAGTCCTTATGTACCTTTTATCAATATAGCACCGGTAATTGCTGGTACAAATGGAATTGCTCCAATTTTCTTAACTACTGTTGGTGTAACTGGAGGTATTGGAATTGATTTAAAAAACTGGGTGAAGCAGAAAGACGAGAATGGTAATACTATCGTTGATGAAGAAGGAGATCCAATATTAAAAGAGGTGTATTCTGTTAAAACTGGTACAGTTCTTACGATTAATACTAAAGAAAAGAAATTATACAACGGAGATAAAGAATTAAAAGATATCTCAACTGCATTAACTCCTCAAAAGATGGAGTTTATTAAAGCAGGAGGTTCTTACGCAGTAGTTTTTGGTAAGAAATTGCAAACTTTTGCTTGTAAAGTTTTAGGAATTGATGTTCCTCAAGTATATGCTCCTTCTAAAGAAATTTCTATTGAAGGTCAAGGATTGACGGCTGTAGAGAAAATTTTCAATAGAAACGCTGTTGGAAATACTCCAGGTGTTACATTACATGCGGGATCAAATACTCGTGTAGAAGTTAATATCGTAGGATCTCAAGATACTACAGGATTAATGACTTCTCAAGAGTTAGAAATGATGGCAGCCACTGTTATTTCTCCAATTGTAGATGCTGGGTATCAATCAGGATGTCACACAGCTTCTGTATGGGATGACAAGTCTAAGGCTAACATTCCAAGATTAATGAAGTTTATGAATGACTTCGGTTTAATCACAGGACGTGATCCTAAAGGAGTTTATCACGCAATGACTGATGTAATTCACAAAGTATTAAACGACATTGCTGTTGATGATTGGGATGTTATTATCGGTGGAGATTCTCATACAAGAATGGCAAAAGGTGTTGCTTTCGGAGCAGATTCTGGAACAGTAGCTTTAGCATTAGCAACAGGTGAAGCAACAATGCCAATTCCTGAGTCAGTTAAAGTAACTTTCAAAGGAGATATGGTTCCTTACATGGATTTCCGTGATGTGGTTCACGCTACACAACAACAAATGTTAGATCAGTTTGAAGGAGAGAATGTATTCCAAGGAAGAATTATTGAAGTTCACATCGGTACGTTAACTTCTGATCAAGCCTTTACATTTACAGATTGGACTGCTGAAATGAAAGCTAAAGCCTCTATCTGTATTTCAGAAGATGAAACATTAATCGAATCATTAGTAATTTCTAGAGATCGTATCCAAATTATGATTGATAAAGGAATGGATAATGAAAAGAAAGTATTACAAGGTTTAGTAGATAAAGCTAACAATCGTATTGCTGAATTAGAATCAGGAAGCAGATCTGCTTTAAGACCTGATGCTGATGCTAAGTATTATGCAGAAGTTGTTATTGACTTGGATAAGGTTGTCGAGCCGATGATCGCTGATCCAGATGTAAATAACGAAGATGTTTCTAAACGTTATACCCATGATAATATTCAACCTTTATCTTTCTACGGAGGAACAAAGAAAGTTGATTTAGGATTTGTTGGATCATGTATGATTCACAAAGGCGATATGAAGATTTTAGCTCAGATGTTAAAGAACATTGAAGCTCAACAAGGTGAAGTTAAATTTAATGCTCCATTAGTTGTGGCACCTCCAACATACAATATTGTTGATGAGTTGAAGGCAGAAGGCGATTGGGATGTTCTAGCAAAGTATTCTGGATTTGTATTTGATGATGATGCACCAAAGGCTACAGCACGAACAAAATACGAAAACGTATTATATTTAGAACGTCCAGGATGTAACCTTTGTATGGGGAACCAAGAAAAAGCTGAACCAGGAGATACTGTAATGGCTACTTCAACTCGTTTATTTCAAGGTCGTGTTGTAAGAGATTCACAAGAGAAAAAAGGAGAATCTTTGTTATCTTCAACTCCGGTAGTTGTATTATCTTCAATTTTAGGAAGAACTCCAACATTACTGGAATATCAGGCTGCTGTTAAAGGAATTGTATTGACTAAATTTAAGCCTTCGGAAAAGCTTTTGGTTGTATAA
- a CDS encoding aconitate hydratase yields the protein MAFDIEMIKMVYSKVVERVDIARKIIGRPLTLAEKILYAHLWDGAPTKNFHRGKDYVDFAPDRVACQDATAQMALLQFMQAGKSKVEVPTTVHCDHLIQAKNGASSDLQNALNTSNEVFNFLESVSNKYGIGFWKPGAGIIHQVVLENYAFPGGMMIGTDSHTVNAGGLGMVAIGVGGADAVDVMAGMPWELKFPKLIGVKLTGKLSGWTAPKDVILKVAEILTVKGGTGAIVEYFGPGATSMSCTGKGTICNMGAEIGATTSTFGYDESMERYLRATDREDVADAANEVASYLTADPEVYTNPKQYFDQVIEINLSELQPLLNGPFTPDLSTGAGSDMTQKANANDWPLKVEWGLIGSCTNSSYEDLSRASSIAQQALDKGLKTKAEFGINPGSEQVRYTAERDGILDVFEKLDATIFTNACGPCIGQWARYEDPKNAPKNSIVHSFNRNFAKRADGNPNTHAFVASPELVAAIAIAGRLDFNPITDKLINENGEEVKLDEPKGWELPPKGFEVKENGYIDPVSDGSNVVVSVNPNSERLELLTPFAPIGNEIKGAKLLIKAFGKCTTDHISMAGPWLRYRGHLDNISNNCLIGAVNAYNKQTNFVKSQIDGEYDAVPKTQRAYKAAGIPTVVIGDHNYGEGSSREHAAMEPRHLGVVAVIVKSFARIHETNLKKQGMLGLTFDNETDYDLIQEDDTFNFLDLHEFAPGKPLAIEVVHADGSKDTIKVNHTYNQGQIEWYNEGSALNLIKKQNS from the coding sequence ATGGCTTTCGATATAGAAATGATAAAAATGGTTTACAGTAAAGTAGTTGAAAGAGTTGATATTGCTCGCAAAATTATTGGTAGACCCTTAACTTTAGCAGAGAAAATTTTATACGCACACCTTTGGGATGGAGCTCCAACAAAAAATTTTCACAGAGGAAAGGATTATGTTGATTTTGCCCCAGATAGAGTAGCTTGTCAGGATGCAACCGCACAAATGGCTTTGTTACAGTTTATGCAAGCGGGTAAGTCAAAAGTTGAAGTTCCAACTACAGTTCACTGTGATCATTTGATACAGGCGAAAAATGGAGCGAGTAGTGATTTGCAAAATGCATTAAATACAAGTAATGAAGTTTTCAATTTCTTAGAATCGGTTTCAAATAAATACGGAATTGGATTTTGGAAGCCTGGAGCAGGAATTATTCATCAAGTAGTTCTAGAAAATTACGCCTTTCCTGGTGGAATGATGATCGGTACTGATTCTCATACTGTTAACGCGGGAGGATTAGGAATGGTCGCCATCGGAGTGGGTGGAGCGGATGCAGTTGATGTAATGGCTGGAATGCCTTGGGAATTAAAATTCCCCAAATTAATTGGAGTAAAATTAACTGGTAAATTATCTGGTTGGACAGCTCCGAAAGATGTTATATTAAAAGTTGCAGAAATCTTAACTGTTAAAGGAGGAACAGGAGCAATAGTTGAATATTTCGGGCCTGGAGCAACATCAATGTCTTGTACAGGAAAAGGTACTATTTGTAATATGGGAGCGGAAATTGGGGCGACAACTTCCACTTTTGGTTATGATGAGTCTATGGAACGTTATTTACGTGCTACGGATAGAGAAGATGTTGCAGATGCAGCAAATGAAGTTGCCAGTTATTTAACTGCAGATCCTGAAGTATACACTAATCCAAAGCAGTATTTTGATCAGGTTATAGAAATTAATTTATCAGAATTACAACCATTATTAAACGGGCCATTTACACCAGATTTATCTACTGGAGCTGGTAGTGATATGACTCAAAAGGCAAATGCTAATGACTGGCCATTAAAAGTGGAGTGGGGATTAATCGGATCTTGTACAAATTCTTCATATGAAGATTTATCTCGTGCTTCTTCTATTGCTCAACAGGCATTAGATAAAGGATTAAAAACCAAAGCGGAATTTGGTATTAATCCAGGATCGGAGCAAGTTCGTTATACTGCAGAAAGAGATGGAATTCTTGATGTATTTGAAAAGTTAGATGCTACCATTTTTACAAATGCTTGTGGACCATGTATTGGTCAGTGGGCGCGTTATGAAGATCCAAAAAATGCTCCCAAAAATAGTATCGTTCATTCTTTTAATAGAAACTTTGCAAAGCGCGCTGATGGTAATCCGAATACACACGCATTCGTTGCTTCACCAGAATTAGTTGCCGCAATTGCAATAGCAGGAAGATTAGATTTTAATCCGATAACTGATAAATTAATCAATGAGAATGGAGAAGAAGTAAAGTTAGATGAGCCAAAGGGTTGGGAATTGCCTCCAAAAGGTTTTGAAGTAAAAGAAAACGGATATATTGATCCTGTTAGTGATGGAAGTAATGTAGTAGTTTCAGTTAATCCTAATTCTGAACGTTTAGAATTATTAACTCCATTTGCACCAATCGGTAATGAGATAAAAGGAGCGAAGCTATTAATCAAGGCTTTTGGAAAATGTACAACAGATCATATTTCTATGGCTGGGCCATGGTTGCGTTACAGAGGGCATTTAGACAATATTTCGAATAACTGTTTAATTGGAGCCGTAAACGCTTACAATAAGCAAACCAATTTTGTTAAGAGTCAAATTGATGGAGAATATGATGCAGTTCCCAAAACTCAAAGAGCTTACAAAGCAGCTGGAATTCCAACTGTAGTAATTGGTGATCATAATTATGGAGAAGGTTCTTCTCGTGAACATGCGGCAATGGAACCTCGTCATTTAGGTGTTGTGGCGGTAATTGTAAAATCATTTGCACGTATTCACGAAACTAACCTAAAGAAACAAGGAATGTTAGGTCTAACTTTTGATAATGAAACTGATTATGATTTAATTCAGGAAGATGATACATTCAATTTTTTAGATTTACATGAATTCGCTCCTGGAAAACCATTAGCAATAGAGGTTGTTCATGCTGATGGTAGTAAGGATACTATTAAAGTAAATCATACGTATAATCAAGGTCAAATAGAATGGTACAATGAAGGTTCAGCGTTGAATTTGATTAAAAAACAAAACTCTTAA